The nucleotide window GCGAGCTCGCCCGGCGCGGCAGCGGCCGCCCCGCCGCCCCGACGAACGCTCCCCAGATGCCGCGCGGCCTCGTGGGCGACGGCCCCGCCTTCGTCGACGGGCGCGTCGCCGTCCCGCGCATGAAGCGCGACGCCGACGCCCTCGCCGAATCGCGCGCCGAGGCGCATCTGCGGACGGCGCGCGCGAAGTTCCGCCTCAACGACTGGAACGGCGTGCTGGCCGAGGCCGAACTCTCCCTGGGAGTCCGTCCCACGGCCGAGGCGCACACGCTCAAGGCCCTCTCCCTCAACCGACTCGCCGACTCTTCCCCCTCCGCGAAGCGCCGCGCCCTCTACGAGCGGGCGGAGGCGTCGGCTCGCGAGGCGACGCGGCTCGACCCCAACGACGGCGCCGCCTGGGAGGAGCTCTCCTGGTCCCGACTGCGGCTCAAGAAGTACGCCGAAGCGCTGGAGAGCGCCGAGCGCGCGCTCCAGCTCAACCCCTCGAGCGCGGCCGCCCACTACATCCGCGCCGCCGCCCTCGAGGCCCTCGGCCGCCGCGAGGAGGGCCTGCGCTCCCTCGAGGAGGCGGCCCGGCTCGACCCCGCGCAGTACGACGGCCGCCTGCGCTCGGCCAAGGCGGGCGACCGCATCTTCGACCCCGAGTCCGACGACAGCTGGCAGCTGCTCGAGGCCGTTTCCGCGCGCCGGACCCGCTTCCCCATCGAGGAGGCCTTCCTCCTCTTCCTCGTCGGGCTCGTCGGCGCCGGCTTCTGGCTCCTGCGCCGCCGCCTCCTGAACGCGACGACGACCATCAGCCGCCGCCTCTCCGCCTCCGTCCCCACCCCTCGCGCCCGCCCCGTCGCCGCATCGGCCGCCGAGGAGCGGCTCGGCGGGAAGTACGAGCTCCTGCGCGTCATCGGCAAGGGCGGCATGGGGCAGGTCTGGGAGGCCCGGGACCACTCGCTCGGCCGCGTCGTCGCCATCAAGCGCGTCTATCTCGACGACGCGCCGCCGGGCTCGAAAGGCCGCGAACTCTACATCAAAGAGGCGCGCACGCTCGCGAGCCTCCACCATCCGGGCATCGTGGCGGTCTTCGAGATCCTGGACCTGCACGAGGGGCTCTACTTCGTCTTCGAGCTCCTCTCGGGGAAGACCGTCGCCCACCTGCTCGCCGAGCAGAAGCGC belongs to Elusimicrobiota bacterium and includes:
- a CDS encoding protein kinase → MRMRPAVPALLSLTLLLAAPPARAGAWNDDYRVGQQAYKDGPFGGKVAGFFNALTGGAVAGSGTPSKDEKEKSSSGGSYPAAASADNLAPGKDSIFPTRSSVEEAQRKLSKNGVETAPDGSPAALGSSGSSGGPGGDSLSLITPEDRSAGATNPAGIEYGRPGGAAPKGRSNEAPVQNYYVPGLGNARPMSEDEIRRELARRGSGRPAAPTNAPQMPRGLVGDGPAFVDGRVAVPRMKRDADALAESRAEAHLRTARAKFRLNDWNGVLAEAELSLGVRPTAEAHTLKALSLNRLADSSPSAKRRALYERAEASAREATRLDPNDGAAWEELSWSRLRLKKYAEALESAERALQLNPSSAAAHYIRAAALEALGRREEGLRSLEEAARLDPAQYDGRLRSAKAGDRIFDPESDDSWQLLEAVSARRTRFPIEEAFLLFLVGLVGAGFWLLRRRLLNATTTISRRLSASVPTPRARPVAASAAEERLGGKYELLRVIGKGGMGQVWEARDHSLGRVVAIKRVYLDDAPPGSKGRELYIKEARTLASLHHPGIVAVFEILDLHEGLYFVFELLSGKTVAHLLAEQKRLPLPRVQEILRTVCETLEFAHGKGIVHRDLKPANIMVTDEGFVKVMDFGIARRIGDDASASRGAEGGTLPAGLPMARTQTVAGTPAYMPPEAEEGLVTPASDVYSLGVVLYEMLTGARPFGSHALAQKMERAYAKPSAVLRTLPKAVDELVDRALDPDLNKRLQSAKDFLRVLDALQPPPAA